Proteins encoded by one window of Lathyrus oleraceus cultivar Zhongwan6 chromosome 1, CAAS_Psat_ZW6_1.0, whole genome shotgun sequence:
- the LOC127088102 gene encoding uncharacterized protein LOC127088102, which produces MAQLEQNQAALREDVTHMKAQMGQLMDVLQNLARGQEEIHQENQRATVATYPILTVPTSLVGGTGPVDGGSDHQNAAQTFHIPIQGAPQIEMDEHPESFYDAHGPSPAEVEKKFRVLEEKMKAMEGFGTFGLEVADMCLVPRVKIPAKSKVPVFEKYKEDSFPLTHVRSYCRKMAAYSDDEKLLIHFFQYILSGASLEWYMQLQCTHV; this is translated from the coding sequence ATGGCACAATTGGAACAGAATCAGGCCGCATTGAGAGAGGATGTGACCCACATGAAGGCTCAAATGGGCCAGCTTATGGATGTTTTGCAGAATCTGGCTAGAGGTCAGGAGGAAATCCACCAAGAGAATCAGAGAGCTACTGTTGCCACCTACCCAATTCTGACTGTACCAACAAGTCTAGTGGGAGGAACTGGTCCTGTCGACGGTGGTTCCGATCATCAGAATGCCGCTCAGACCTTCCACATTCCTATTCAAGGAGCCCCGCAGATCGAAATGGATGAACACCCTGAATCCTTCTATGACGCCCATGGACCTTCACCAGCTGAGGTGGAGAAGAAGTTTCGTGTCTTGGAGGAGAAAATGAAAGCTATGGAAGGGTTTGGTACCTTCGGTTTGGAAGTTGCTGACATGTGCTTGGTGCCTAGAGTGAAAATTCCAGCTAAGTCCAAGGTCCCAGTTTTCGAGAAGTACAAAGAGGATAGCTTCCCGCTGACGCATGTTAGATCTTATTGCAGGAAGATGGCAGCATATTCCGATGATGAAAAGTTGTTGATACATTTCTTCCAATATATCCTTAGTGGGGCATCTCTGGAATGGTACATGCAACTTCAGTGCACTCATGTTTGA